A stretch of the Panicum virgatum strain AP13 chromosome 9N, P.virgatum_v5, whole genome shotgun sequence genome encodes the following:
- the LOC120691251 gene encoding uncharacterized protein LOC120691251, whose amino-acid sequence MVVQSKSFFVSNPFFLTNRFMLLSDRRLLVYYMMECFVGYSPMLFILVMDVLNSLFMKAEEEGLLLPLHSAGQRLSLYADDVALFIRSEEDDLQITKNILQVFEKASGLRTNLQKSCVIPIQCDDEIVEVVNNTLQCTTTSFPTTYLGLPISVKKLRRCDLLIWIEKIANKLPGWKAPLLSLAGRAVLVRFVITAIPIYLLIAIRVPKWFIRAVDKIRRSFLWKGRKEINGGSCLVAWEKVMRPIDLGGLGIHNLEIMGWALQMRWLWIEKTKPDRPWAGLEVPVHSNTVALFAVSVVTSVGNGEKYFVLV is encoded by the coding sequence ATGGTTGTCCAATCGAAATCGTTCTTTGTGTCTAATCCCTTTTTCCTGACGAATAGGTTTATGCTTTTGAGTGACAGGAGATTATTGGTCTATTACATGATGGAATGCTTTGTGGGATACTCCCCCATGTTATTCATCTTGGTAATGGACGTCCTAAACAGTCTTTTCATGAAAGCGGAAGAGGAGGGACTGCTCCTACCTCTCCATTCTGCTGGTCAGCGGCTATCTTTGTATGCAGATGATGTGGCTCTCTTCATAAGATCAGAAGAAGATGATCTGCAGATTACTAAGAATATCTTGCAAGTTTTTGAGAAGGCATCAGGGTTGCGAACGAACCTACAGAAAAGTTGTGTGATCCCAATTCAGTGCGATGATGAAATTGTGGAGGTTGTGAACAATACCCTACAGTGCACTACAACCTCTTTCCCCACCACTTATTTAGGGCTACCAATCTCGGTCAAAAAGCTACGAAGATGTGATTTATTAATCTGGATCGAGAAGATTGCCAATAAGCTTCCTGGTTGGAAGGCCCCTTTATTGAGTTTGGCTGGTCGTGCGGTCTTGGTGCGCTTTGTTATCACTGCCATCCCTATTTATCTGCTGATCGCCATCAGAGTGCCCAAATGGTTCATCCGAGCAGTGGACAAAATCAGGAGGAGTTTTTTGTGGAaaggaaggaaagaaatcaATGGTGGCAGCTGCTTAGTGGCTTGGGAAAAGGTCATGAGACCTATTGATTTGGGAGGCTTAGGAATTCATAACCTTGAAATTATGGGTTGGGCGCTGCAAATGCGTTGGCTTTGGAttgagaaaacaaaaccggatcgGCCTTGGGCTGGTCTTGAGGTCCCAGTTCACTCCAACACTGTTGCTCTGTTCGCTGTGTCGGTAGTCACTTCGGTTGGTAATGGGGAAAAATACTTTGTTCTGGTCTGA